A window from Macaca thibetana thibetana isolate TM-01 chromosome 7, ASM2454274v1, whole genome shotgun sequence encodes these proteins:
- the LOC126957991 gene encoding 60S ribosomal protein L7a-like, which yields MPKGKKAKGKKVAPAPAVVKKQEAKKVVNPLFEKRPKNFGTGQDIQPKRDLTRFMKWSRSIRLQRQRAILYKRLKVPPAINQFTQALDRPTATQLLKLAHKYRPETKQEKKQRPLARAEKKAAGKGDVPTKRPPVLRAGVNTVTTLVENKKAPLVVIAHDVDPIELVVFLPALCREMGVSYCIIKGKARLGRLVHRKTCTTATFTQVNSEEKGALAKLVEAISTNDNDRCDEICRHWGGNVLGPKSMARIAKLEKAKAKELATKLG from the coding sequence ATGCCGAAAGGAAAGAAGGCCAAGGGAAAGAAGGTGGCTCCGGCCCCTGCTGTCGTGAAAAAGCAGGAGGCCAAGAAAGTGGTGAATCCCCTGTTTGAGAAAAGGCCTAAGAATTTTGGCACTGGACAGGACATCCAGCCCAAAAGAGACCTCACCCGCTTTATGAAATGGTCTCGCTCTATCAGGTTGCAGCGGCAGAGAGCCATCCTCTATAAGCGGCTGAAAGTGCCTCCTGCCATTAACCAGTTCACCCAGGCCCTGGACCGCCCAACAGCTACTCAGCTGCTTAAGCTGGCCCACAAGTACAGACCAGagacaaagcaagagaagaagcagaggCCATTGGCCCGGGCCGAGAAGAAAGCTGCTGGCAAAGGGGACGTCCCCACTAAGAGACCACCTGTCCTTCGAGCAGGAGTTAACACCGTCACCACCTTGGTGGAGAACAAGAAAGCTCCGCTGGTGGTGATTGCACACGACGTGGATCCCATCGAGCTGGTTGTCTTCTTGCCTGCCCTGTGTCGTGAAATGGGGGTCTCTTACTGCATTATCAAGGGGAAGGCAAGACTGGGCCGTCTAGTCCACAGGAAGACCTGCACCACTGCCACCTTCACACAGGTGAACTCGGAAGAAAAAGGTGCTTTGGCTAAGCTGGTGGAAGCTATCAGTACCAATGACAATGACAGATGCGATGAGATCTGCCGTCACTGGGGCGGCAATGTCCTGGGTCCCAAGTCTATGGCTCGTATCGCCAAGCTCGAAAAGGCAAAGGCTAAAGAACTTGCCACTAAACTGGGTTAA